The Setaria viridis chromosome 6, Setaria_viridis_v4.0, whole genome shotgun sequence genome includes the window AGCCTGGTTGTTGAATTGTGCAGTTTCGAACATAGAGTTGTCTTCCAGGTTAATTGTCTCACCTTGTTATACATATATGTTATGGTACTAGCCTTTTTTTCTTTAACTAACTATGTGGCCAAATGACCATTTTATCTGTTAAAAGTTATCTGCTTGTGTTTTTGTGCACAAGGGGATTTCCCATGCTACTTATTGTAATTGGAGGACTTCACCGTCTGAAGTTGTGGAGTCATATAATATTTATCTGAACATGACTTCTGCTTGCAAGTTATAGCAAATGTGGTTGTTCATCTTTGCTGGAGAAGTGTTGACTCTTTTTTGTCCATGCAGGAATCTGGAGCAAACTTTTATATTCCAGCCCCGGTATCATTATCAAATGAGCTGGTTACTGTATGGGACCCTGAACTTGGACGAACCAATCCATCTGAGCACAAGCAGTTAAAGCTTGCTAGGAGCTTGACTCGTGGGATAGTTGATAGAGATCTAAAACCAAGCTCAAATGAGCGAAAGTAAGTGcaagttgtattttttttatttcttcctcCCTGCTGTCAACTTATGATCTTTTGTGAGGAATCTTCTCTAACTTTTGGTTTCATGCTGTCATGAACTTGCGAGCCAACCACATTCCAGCTGAATGAATTAGGAGATGCTGGAAGCAGAACTTTGTTATTTATGTTAAGCGTGTTGGGCTGTTGGTCAGTTTCTAACTGATTGATTTTGTTCTTACCATGTAGGTTACTACAAACAATTATTAAGTTTCCTCCTACACGTACTTTAGAGGTTTATGAGAAGCAATTGGTGTGGAAATTTCGTTTCTCTTTGATGTCTGAGAAGAAAGCTCTAACGAAATTTGTCCGTTCAGTGGATTGGAGCGATAACCAAGTTAGTAAAAGAAACCCATATGTGCAAATGCTTCTTTTGTTTTGTACTGTCATATTAGGTCTGCCTGGACGAAGTGTACTGAAAATCTGCATTTAGCTTATCTGATGTCACATTTTTATCATGTCCACGGGCGGATCTAGGGGGGTTTATCAGGGTCAGCTGACCCCGATGAAGTTTGCTAAGTTCAATGGAAAATCACTGTTTGCAGCAGTGTGACCCCAGCCTCCTTTTGGACATGGCCCCGATGATCAGCTTGTCTAGATCTGCCGTCGATCGTGTCAAATTCTTTTTTTACATGTATACTGGAAGGGATCTAGTGTTGATTTTCACAGTAGTGAACACTACATGGTCTTAATCCTAAATGTGATAATGCTATGCAGGAAGCTAAGCAAGCTATTGAATTGATTGGAAAGTGGGAAATGATTGATGTAGCTGATGCACTGGAGCTTCTCTCACCGGATTTTGAAAGTGACGAAGTATGCATCTGCCGCCTTTATTTGTACATCTTCTGGTTGTATTATGTTAACTTATTTGTAGATTTTTCTTAAATTACATATaaatttttcttcttcatcctttGTTCAGTTACGTGAATTAATCTGAATCCTGATGCCATTCTTGTTCTGGAATTTTTCTAGCAGTTTGCTGTCAACAAGTAAAAAAATACATTCTTTTGGCAAATTTCTTTGTGCAGTTTTTGCAGTAGGTTTTCACCTGGGTTGGAGGTGGCATTGCAGCTGTAGGTGTTTGCTGGTTGCTTACCTGGCACACCATTTATTAGACATTCTTTACTTGATACCTCAACGTCATTGAAGTAAAGAGTTGTCAGCACTTTACCGCATTGTAGATTCTTATCCAAGACCTCTATCATTTGCATAAGATGATCTAATGTGCCCTTTTTCCTTGACTTGTgtgctttcctttctttttgaaAAGGTTCATGCATTGGTAATAGTAAGTTTTTATTCCTGAGTAAAATGTTTGGTTACAAATGATTATCCTATTATCTCATTTCCTAAAGTCAATAATTAGACTCTGATTTCACTTTAAGGTAACAACTGTTTTTGTGCAAAGGTCCGAGGTTATGCTGTCAGCGTACTTGAAAGGGCTGATGATGAAGAATTACAGTGCTATTTACTCCAGTTAGTGCAAGCTCTTCGGTTTGAAAGATCTGACAAGTCCCGTCTGGCTCTCTTTCTTGTAAACCGTGGTATGTTTAAGTGCATATGTAAATATTTGATCACAAATCCATCTGCGCCATTTGGTCACTGAAATTTGATGAAGTATACTATTTTTTTgccgaaaggaaaaaaatggcattttgttcatgcatgcatatattgCCGAGATTACTATGGCTGTAGTTTGAATTATTTTAGCACCAAATGCTACTTAAAACGCCTAGTTTTATTATTGCTGATGCAAGATTTGAGTCTTCCCTGTAAACTTTTAGCTTTGCGTGAAATGCAGAAATTTTACCTAGCAGACATTTTGTCAGCTTTTAGCTTCTCTGTAAACTGTTTCTGTAACAGCTAACGACAATGTTGTTATCTCTTTCCCCCCTCGCCTTCCAGCTTTGTCGAACATTGAAATTGCTAGCTTCCTTCGGTGGTATATACTAGTTGAGCTTCATAGTCCCGCATATGCAAGACGATACTACGGTACATATGACATGCTTGAAAATAGTATGATGAAAGTATGATTTTCCTTCTTTTGCATAATCCTCTTGGTTATATCATTCCCAGTTTGCAAATATGCATTGTTTATATAATTCTGTTTCTGTTCTTCACAGTTAGTTGGTAGGGAGGATGGGGATGAAGATGGGTTTCGACTGTGGCAGAGTTTAACCCGGCAGACAGACCTCACTGCTCAATTATGTTCTATTATGAAGGATGTAAGAAATGTACGCGGTAGTGCACAAAAGAAAATTGAAAAACTCAGGCAGTTATTATCTGGAGTTTTCAGTGAGCTTACAAACTTTGATGAGGTATATCTGTATTGTCTGTTAGTGTTAAAAAAGTGGTCACAGACAAACTTTGCTTCATATCTATAACTGACTTGTTCTTTTGAACTGGTTCCAGCCAATTCGTTCACCTTTAGCGCCAACTCTTCTCCTTACAGGAGTTGTGCCTCAAGAATCATCTATATTTAAAAGTGCCTTGAACCCTTTGCGCCTGACATTTAAGACAGCAAACGGGGGAACATCCAAGATTATTTACAAAAAGGGAGATGACCTCCGACAAGATCAGTTGGTAAGTAATCATTGTTGCTTTACATTTACTAGCAAATGCTTTACTTTTGTTCCAGGCTGTACACAACTCTTTGTGTAATGGTTTTGGTGCTTGCCATCTCTAAATGGGTGATTAATATTAATCAATTACTCACTTGACAACTTGTAACATGTTCAAGGGTATCCATTGACATAGGACTTGAATGGGAGGAGAGAATCATGGCTAATCGTTTTGGTATAATTTGTAGGTCATTCAAACAGTTTCTTTGATGGACCGATTACTCAAACTAGAAAACCTGGACTTGCACCTTACCCCATATCGAGTTCTTGCAACTGGACAAGATGAAGGGATGCTTGAATTCATACCTTCCAGTTCTCTCGCACAGGTAACTTGGTAATGGCTACTGTTGAGTTGCCAAATGCCAATACATTCTTTCCATGCAATGAAGCTTCCTGCAAATTCTAGCTTCGGTTCATTAGTAGGCTTTATTTCTACAAACTTCATGAAGATAGGTATGTTGATTGAAGTATTGTGTGTTCCCAGATCCTATCAGAACATCGCAGTATTACAAGTTACCTACAGAAGTTCCATCCTGATGAGGATGGTCCTTTTGGTATAACAGCTCAATGTTTGGAAACTTTCATAAAAAGCTGTGCTGGTTACTCTGTCATTACATATATATTGGGGGTTGGAGACAGGTTCGTTTTCTTAACACATTCTGGTTTTGAGTACCATTCTGATAGTAACCTTCTGGTTTAGAGGTCTTGTTTTCAGCTCCGTAATAAGCAAAGCAGTTATTCTAATATTACAATCAGCAAGCTCAGATAGTCGGATGAGGACTCTTAAACTTATTTATCTGTtcactttgttttttttctatgaTGATTGCCCAGGCATGAAGATATGTGTGATTTCTGTTTGTGTTTAGCTAGGATTATGTAGCTAAACATGGGTATTCGTGGTTATTGTTCTAAATAATAAAGATATGCACATCATGCTTTAATGGAAATTTGTTCATGATCAGGACATGTTCAGAGTCTGGCTGACACTGTTATGCAGTGTTTTTTCGCCCTCTTCCTAATTTACCCATGTTTGACCGTTTGGCAATGATACAACATATAGAAATAAGAATTTGCCAGTAATAAAATTTTTTGTTCGTGTTCTCTAGGCATCTGGATAATCTTCTTCTAACAGATGATGGacgcctcttccatgttgactTTGCTTTTATCCTTGGCCGAGATCCAAAGCCATTTCCACCACCGATGAAGCTATGTAAAGAAATGGTTGAGGCCATGGGTGGTGCAGAAAGGTAATTCGTTGAACGATTTCGTCAAATATTTGTGCTTTCACTCATTCGATAGATGGTTATGTACTGTCAAAACTTACGTTTATGTTTCAGCCAATACTATACGAGATTCAAGTCCTACTGCTGTGAAGCGTACAACATTCTAAGAAAGTCGAGCAGCCTCATTTTGAATCTGTTTAAGCTGATGGAACGGTCAGGCATTCCAGATATCTCTGCCGATGAAAGTGGAGGTCTCAAGGTAAATTTGTTTTTTTACGAGTTGAACTTGTGGACTCTAGAAAGAGCAGTCAAAATGACATGTTTGCTGTTTCTGTGGCGCATCGTCTATCAGCTCCAGGAGAAATTCCGACTGGATCTGGATGATGAGGAGGCTATCCATTTCTTCCAGGATCTTATCAATGAAAGCGTCAGTGCACTGTTCCCACAAATGGTTGAGACCATCCATAGATGGGCTCAGTATTGGCGATAAGCTGACACAGAAGTCAAGCACAAATCTGTACATGGTGAGTT containing:
- the LOC117860576 gene encoding phosphatidylinositol 3-kinase, root isoform; the protein is MVGGGNEFRFFLSCDISLPLAFRVLHAEHILLTQQKVPELFVECKLYIDGILFGLPVKTRLEPSGPTYFWNELITLSTKYRDLTSLSQLAFTVWDVSSGEDPEIVGGATIFLFNSKRQLKTGRQKLRLWPKKEADGGVPTTTPGKVPKNERGEIERLERLVNKYERGQIQHVDWLDRLSFSAMEKAKEKECERKANLYPSLVVELCSFEHRVVFQESGANFYIPAPVSLSNELVTVWDPELGRTNPSEHKQLKLARSLTRGIVDRDLKPSSNERKLLQTIIKFPPTRTLEVYEKQLVWKFRFSLMSEKKALTKFVRSVDWSDNQEAKQAIELIGKWEMIDVADALELLSPDFESDEVRGYAVSVLERADDEELQCYLLQLVQALRFERSDKSRLALFLVNRALSNIEIASFLRWYILVELHSPAYARRYYGTYDMLENSMMKLVGREDGDEDGFRLWQSLTRQTDLTAQLCSIMKDVRNVRGSAQKKIEKLRQLLSGVFSELTNFDEPIRSPLAPTLLLTGVVPQESSIFKSALNPLRLTFKTANGGTSKIIYKKGDDLRQDQLVIQTVSLMDRLLKLENLDLHLTPYRVLATGQDEGMLEFIPSSSLAQILSEHRSITSYLQKFHPDEDGPFGITAQCLETFIKSCAGYSVITYILGVGDRHLDNLLLTDDGRLFHVDFAFILGRDPKPFPPPMKLCKEMVEAMGGAESQYYTRFKSYCCEAYNILRKSSSLILNLFKLMERSGIPDISADESGGLKLQEKFRLDLDDEEAIHFFQDLINESVSALFPQMVETIHRWAQYWR